One genomic region from Lathamus discolor isolate bLatDis1 chromosome 21, bLatDis1.hap1, whole genome shotgun sequence encodes:
- the MADCAM1 gene encoding mucosal addressin cell adhesion molecule 1: MDPALLLLFLGLLWGCRGQAMGRLMVTPQEPVVPYGGSVQLNCSLHACAEGTVQWKGLDTNLGSVTSFPTHSILHVSSAVVAMGGTKICQGACRGQYYQRTVNLRVYALPEGLQLEAAPRAPVPGEPLSLRCSAHGVYPHTGLLLTWYRGDQVLPAADLDVTETEEELFDIVATLAVDGKEVEEGMEFRCEVMLSVGQETFTRVASVVVSTRATLVATGSPWPAPALTLNPSAATTALPAEPSIPTHSPTAPQEPDAATEHPPPGATTTGREHPVTPAPLPGPGTAEMQRLDPATGTVPACSLRLWSLPPNGTRGRELRIECRARCPGNATVRWLRTPVALSQYRQEAAGSSSTLRLDRAEPRHQGHYQCVLLGHRSHAASLHLAVLDDASSTGPAVAAGTTVSLLGLIVAGAGAHRLWKRFHSRYELP, translated from the exons ATGGACCCggctctgctcctcctcttcctcggcttgctgtggggctgcagag GGCAAGCCATGGGCAGGCTGATGGTGACACCACAGGAGCCGGTGGTGCCGTATGGGGGCTCGGTGCAGCTCAACTGCTCCCTCCATGCCTGCGCCGAGGGCACGGTGCagtggaaagggctggacaCCAACCTGGGGAGCGTCACCTCCTTTCCCACCCACAGCATCCTGCACGTCAGCAGCGCCGTGGTTGCTATGGGGGGCACCAAGATCTGCCAGGGGGCTTGCCGCGGGCAGTACTACCAGCGCACCGTCAACCTGAGGGTCTACG cactgccggaggggctgcagctggaggcAGCCCCCCGAGCCCCGGTGCCGGGGGAGCCCCTCAGCCTGCGCTGCTCAGCCCATGGCGTGTACCCGCACACGGGGCTGCTCCTCACCTGGTACCGAGGGGACCAGGTGCTGCCGGCGGCAGATCTCGATGTCACCGAGACCGAGGAGGAGCTGTTTGACATCGTGGCCACGCTGGCGGTGGATGGGAAGGAGGTGGAGGAAGGGATGGAGTTCAGGTGCGAGGTGATGCTGAGCGTCGGGCAGGAGACCTTCACCCGGGTGGCATCGGTGGTGGTGAGCACCAGGG CTACGCTGGTGGCCACGGGGAGCCcctggccagcaccagctctgACACTGAACCCCAGCGCGGCCACCACAGCGCTGCCCGCAGAGCCGAGCATCCCCACGCACAGCCCCACCGCCCCGCAGGAGCCTGATGCTGCCACCGAGCATCCTCCTCCCGGAGCCaccaccacaggcagggagcatCCGGTCACCCCCGCCCCGCTGCCCGGCCCCGGCACGGCCGAGATGCAGAGGCTGGATCCAGCCACGGGCACGGTGCCCGCCTGCAGCCTGCGGCTTTGGTCGCTGCCTCCCAACGGGACGCGGGGCAGGGAGCTGCGCATCGAGTGCCGGGCTCGGTGTCCCGGCAACGCCACCGTGCGCTGGCTGCGGACCCCGGTGGCCCTCTCGCAGTACCGGCAGGAGGCGGCGGGCAGCAGCTCCACGCTGCGGCTGGACCGCGCCGAGCCCCGGCACCAGGGCCATTACCAGTGCGTCCTGCTCGGACACCGCTCCCATGCGGCCAGTCTGCACCTCGCGGTGCTGGACG ACGCGTCCAGCACGGGCCCTGCCGTCGCTGCGGGGACAACGGTGTCGCTGTTGGGACTGATCGTGGCCGGTGCTGGGGCTCATCGCCTGTGGAAGCGATTCCACTCTCGGTACGAGCTGCCTTAG
- the CDC34 gene encoding ubiquitin-conjugating enzyme E2 R1, with the protein MARPVVPSSQKALLLELKGLQEEPVEGFRVNLVDEGDLYNWEVAIFGPPNTYYEGGYFKARLRFPIDYPYSPPAFRFLTKMWHPNIYETGDVCISILHPPVDDPQSGELPSERWNPTQNVRTILLSVISLLNEPNTFSPANVDASVMYRKWKESKGKDREYTDIIRKQVLGTKVDAERDGVKVPTTLAEYCVKTKTPAPDEGSDLFYDDYYEDDEMEEEAESCYGDEDDSGNEES; encoded by the exons ATGGCTCGGCCCGTCGTGCCCAGCTCTCAGAAggcgctgctgctggagctcaaagggctgcaggaggagcccgTGGAAGGGTTCCGGGTCAACCTGGTTGACGAGGGCGATCTCTACAACTGGGAGGTGGCCATCTTCGGCCCCCCAAACACCTACTATGAGGGCGGGTACTTCAAG GCTCGCCTCCGGTTTCCCATTGACTACCCCTATTCTCCTCCTGCCTTTAGGTTCTTAACCAAAATGTGGCACCCCAATATCTATGAG ACCGGCGACGTCTGCATCTCCATCCTGCACCCGCCCGTGGATGACCCACAGAGCGGGGAGCTGCCATCGGAGCGGTGGAACCCCACACAGAACGTGCG GACCATTCTGCTGAGCGTGATCTCGCTGCTGAATGAACCCAACACGTTCTCTCCAGCCAACGTGGACGCCTCCGTGATGTACCGCAAGTGGAAGGAGAGCAAAGGGAAGGACCGGGAGTACACAGACATCATCAG GAAGCAAGTCTTGGGCACAAAGGTGGATGCTGAGCGGGATGGTGTGAAGGTCCCCACCACGCTGGCAGAGTACTGCGTGAAGACCAAGACTCCAGCCCCTGATGAGGGCTCCGACCTCTTCTATGATGACTATTACGAGGATGATGAGATGGAGGAAGAGGCGGAGAGCTGTTACGGGGATGAGGATGACTCTGGCAATGAGGAATCTTGA
- the TPGS1 gene encoding tubulin polyglutamylase complex subunit 1, with protein MAAYEKRRPGTAPSGGQAAGSEAEFLLRAGVTAMVREALLKVLEARPEEPVSFLADYFERLVLGDAAAEPAGPPQRLARALWYVSLAPHSHRTAFDSNTGAAYEVLGGGGGGRRRAAGVDGRLYSELLRSICQHGEAPAEAAAALLRRVRCRDHEAVPFDVFRYGVLTCFVLLEFAAKADALFAVLDGGSGAADARVCQAVLRALEEALGSGHFTQPRRYLEAGSRLGPDGLALAMDRALQERKLSGSTSREEFLKKATALFVAKVKPVE; from the exons ATGGCGGCGTACGAGAAGCGGCGGCCGGGCACGGCCCCGAGCGGCGGGCAGGCGGCGGGCAGCGAGGCGGAGTTCCTGCTGCGGGCCGGCGTCACCGCCATGGTGCGGGAGGCGCTGCTGAAGGTGCTGGAGGCGCGGCCGGAGGAGCCCGTGTCCTTCCTGGCCGACTACTTCGAGCGCTTGGTGCTGGGCGATGCCGCCGCCGAGCCCGCGGGGCCGCCGCAGCGCCTGGCGCGTGCGCTGTGGTACGTCAGCCTGGCTCCCCACTCCCATAG GACGGCCTTCGACAGCAACACCGGCGCGGCCTACGAGGTgctgggcggcggcggcggcgggcggcggcgggcggcgggcgtGGACGGGCGGCTTTACAGCGAGCTGCTGCGGAGCATCTGCCAGCACGGGGAGGCACCGGCCGAGGCGGCCGCGGCGCTGCTGCGGCGGGTGCGATGCCGCGACCACGAGGCCGTCCCGTTCGACGTGTTCCGCTACGGGGTCCTCACCTGCTTCGTGCTCCTGGAGTTCGCGGCCAAGGCGGACGCGCTCTTCGCTGTCCTGGACGGCGGCTCCGGGGCTGCCGATGCCCGCGTGTGCCAGGCGGTGCTGCGGGCGCTGGAGGAGGCGCTGGGCTCCGGGCACTTCACGCAGCCCAGGCGCTACCTGGAGGCTGGTTCGCGGTTGGGACCGGATGGGTTGGCCCTGGCCATGGACCGGGCGCTGCAGGAGAGGAAGCTCAGCGGCTCCACGAGCAGGGAGGAGTTCCTGAAGAAAGCCACCGCCTTGTTCGTTGCTAAAGTGAAGCCCGTTGAGTAA
- the BSG gene encoding basigin, whose amino-acid sequence MAAAAPCGLRALLPLLFLLGAVATGVAGTTGFIKSPLSQKRLTQDSVELYCEAIGTPIPEIQWWFEGNEPNETYAQLWDGARQDRVRINATYNLHSTSTISITNLTDDDSGTYECRASNDPDRNHLSKSPKVKWIRSQANVFVIERPDIKAQLTGVPGKLVLACNMTGQYLPIQGHEWMHGDKVLQTDADASAFTSYTIEGKMEEHSGVYECVYKTNPVIKGHLNISVPPQVTAYKKSEHGNEGDTGVLVCKCSSFPPVTSWVWYKHGQEPIINGSGRYIIKSSGNKTELRILKLNIEEDSGDYHCNATNAYGQGSATVSLRVRSRLAALWPFLGIVAEVLVLVTIIFIYEKRRKPDEVLDDDDGGSAPLKSNATNHKDKNVRQRNAN is encoded by the exons atggcggcggcggcaccgTGCGGGCTGCGGGCTCTgctccccctcctcttcctgctgggCGCGGTGGCCACCGGCGTCGCGGGGACAA CTGGCTTTATAAAGTCACCGCTGTCTCAAAAGAGACTGACTCAGGACAGCGTGGAGCTGTACTGCGAGGCCATTGGCACCCCCATCCCCGAGATCCAGTGGTGGTTTGAGGGCAACGAGCCCAATGAGACCTATGCTCAGCTCTGGGACGGAGCACGGCAGGACCGGGTCAGGATCAACGCCACCTACAACCTGCACTCCACCAGCACCATCTCCATCACCAACCTCACCGACGACGACTCGGGCACGTACGAGTGCCGGGCCAGCAACGACCCCGACCGCAACCACTTGTCCAAGAGCCCCAAAGTCAAGTGGATCCGTTCGCAGGCGAACGTGTTTGTCATCGAAC GTCCAGACATCAAAGCTCAACTCACCGGTGTTCCTGGGAAGCTGGTCCTGGCCTGCAACATGACTGGGCAGTATCTTCCCATCCAGGGCCACGAGTGGATGCACGGGGACAAGGTCCTGCAAACGGATGCGGACGCAAGCGCTTTCACCAGCTACAC GATCGAGGGGAAGATGGAAGAGCACTCTGGTGTCTATGAGTGCGTCtacaaaacaaacccagtgATAAAAGGACATCTGAATATCTCAG TTCCACCCCAAGTGACGGCGTACAAGAAGTCCGAGCACGGCAATGAGGGGGACACAGGAGTGTTGGTCTGCAAGTGCAGCTCGTTCCCTCCCGTCACCTCTTGGGTCTGGTACAAGCATGGCCAAGAG cccatCATCAATGGTTCTGGGCGCTACATCATCAAGTCCAGTGGCAACAAGACGGAGTTACGCATCCTGAAGCTGAACATTGAGGAGGACTCGGGTGATTACCACTGCAACGCCACCAATGCCTATGGGCAGGGCAGCGCCACGGTGAGCCTGCGCGTCCGCAGCCGCCTCGCAGCGCTCTGGCCCTTCCTGGGCATCGTGGCAGAAGTCCTTGTTCTTGTCACCATCATCTTCATCTATGAGAAGAGGAGGAAGCCGGATGAGGTTCTTGATG